The nucleotide sequence AGATTTCCGAAAAAGGGCTTGCCTTTATGAACGGCGTAGAAGCCTTCTGCCTTCGCGCTGTTCATATGCATCATGCGCATCGCGACGATCTTGAGGTTCGCCTCTTCGATTCTCTTGGATATTTCACCGATCACGCCCTTCTCGACGGCATCAGGTTTGATGATTGCCAGCGTCTTCTCAACGGCCATATTGATCTCCTTTTGATTTTATGACGAAGCAAGCTATATTACGTAAACCCCATTGTAAAGCTATTTGCGCTTGGCAGGGGGCTTCCTTTTTTTATTTTGCTGTACAATCGGGAGTCCCTTTTTATCGATGCTCTTCATCCTGGCATCGACGACCTTCTGGTTGGGATAATCCGAGCTTCGCTCGGTAACATTCCGGGCCGCACCTAGCCTTCCGGTCTCTTCAAAGCAGGTAGCCATGTGGAGCTTTGCCTCCGGCGCCAGCTCGGAGTCCGGAAAGTTTTCTATAAGCGCATCGTACCAGCGGATAGCCTCTTCGGGCCTGCCCCCGAGAAAAAAACTCTCTGCGTACATGAATATCGCATTAGCGACGTATTCCATGGGGGCAGACTCCGCCTCTATCACCGGGATTAGTTCCACCCTAGCCTGCGAATATGCGCCGGATGCGAGGTATCCGCCCGCCAGAAGTATCCTGTATTTATGGATGTCATCGCCGGAGGCATACTTCAGCAAAGCCGTGTAATCTTCGATCGCGGACTCGAAGTTTCCACGCCCCTCTTCAAGGGAAGCGCGCAACTCCCTCGCGTTGGCCGCCCACGTGGAGCCCGGGTATTCCGATATCACCCTGCCATAGCTCTCCACCGCCCTGTCGATATCCCCCAGAAATATCTCGTACAGCTCGGCAATCTTGAAAAATATCTTGGGGCGCGCAGGGTCATTCGGAAAATCGGAAAGCATCTCATCGTAAATTCTAAGGGCGCTTCCGATCTTGCCAACCCCCAGGTCAGCCTCGGCCTTGCGAAAAAGTTCATCGGCGCCACCACGATTGCACGA is from Myxococcales bacterium and encodes:
- a CDS encoding tetratricopeptide repeat protein; its protein translation is MNRKAFALSTSFLALAILLLLFPITSCNRGGADELFRKAEADLGVGKIGSALRIYDEMLSDFPNDPARPKIFFKIAELYEIFLGDIDRAVESYGRVISEYPGSTWAANARELRASLEEGRGNFESAIEDYTALLKYASGDDIHKYRILLAGGYLASGAYSQARVELIPVIEAESAPMEYVANAIFMYAESFFLGGRPEEAIRWYDALIENFPDSELAPEAKLHMATCFEETGRLGAARNVTERSSDYPNQKVVDARMKSIDKKGLPIVQQNKKRKPPAKRK